The genome window GGACGGGCACGAGCGGCACGTGCAAGACGTGACTCGGGCGCGCGGCGCGCAAGGCGTTCCGATCTCGCCCAGCGCGATGGTCCATCAGGGCAGCTGGCCCGGCCCGCGCACCAGCCACTACTACTTCGACCTCAACCGCGACTGGTTCATCCTCTCGCATCCGGAAACACGCGGCCGGGTCGCCGCGTTCCGGCGCTGGTGGCCGATGGTGGCCGTGGACCTGCACGAGATGGGGTTCAACGCCACGTACTTCTTCCCGCCGCCGATGGCGCCCGTGAACAAGAACGTGCCCGCGAACACGCTTCACTGGTGGGACATCTTCGCGGAGTCCAACATCGCGGCCTTCGACCAGTACGGGTGGTCGTTCTTCCGGCGCGAGGGCTACGACGAGTTCTACCCGGGCTACGGGGTATCCTGGCCCATTCTCACCGGCGCCGTGGGTATGACCTTCGAGGAGGCGTCCAGCAGCGGCGGGGCGATCCGTCGCAGCGACGGCACCGTGCTCACGCTGCACGACGCCGCGTGGCACCACTATACGGCCGCGTGGGCGACTCTGACGACCACCGCGCGGCGGGCGCGGGAGAGGGCGCGCGACTTCCTCGCGTTCCGGCAGTCGGCGATCTCCGACGGTGAGCGCGGGCCGATCCGCACCATTGTCATCGAGCGCGACGAGCAGGGCCGTGCCGACACCCTGGCCCAACGGCTGATCGAGAACGGCATCGTGGTACAGCGGCTCCGGAACGCCGCTGATCTTCGAGATGGGACGGCGTACGGCGAGACGGCGCCGCGGCCGGTGCGGTTGGCCGAAGGCGCTTACGTCGTGGACCTGGCTCAGCCGCAGGGCCGGCTCGCCAAGGCCATCCTCGAGCCTGACGCCGAACTGGACTCGGCGTTCATCGCCGAGGAGCTGGAGAACCGCCGCACCGCGCAGCCGGACCGCTTCTACGACCTGACGGCGTGGTCGCTGCCGTTCGCGTACCGGGTGCGGGCGTGGTGGACGCGCACGCCGGTGGGGCCGGTGGAGCCGCTGCGCGATCCTCCGGGTACGCGCCCGGTCTCCATGCCTTTGCCCCAGGGTCGCTACGGCTACGCGTTCGCCCCCGGCAGCGAAGCTTCGATCCTCATGCTTTCGGGGCTGCTGGTTGACAGCGTGCACGTGTGGTTCGCGCCGCGCGCGTTCAGCCAGGGTGGCGCGCGCTTCCCGCAGGGCGCGTTCATAGTCCGCGCGGCGTCCAACGAGGCGGGCGTTCACGAGTTGGTGCGCCGGAACGCCGCCGCGTCGGGCGCCCGCGTGGTCCCGCTGGCCTCCGCGGCCGCGGACTCCGGCACGGACCTCGGCAGCAACAGCGTGTTCCCGTTGCGCACTCCGCGGGTCGCGCTGCTGGGTGGAACGCCGATCCTGGGCAACGCCTTCGGTTTCACCTGGTACGCGTTCGACCAGCGGCTCCGCTATCCGGTCACGACGATGAGCGTGGCCTTGCTGGAGAACGCGCGCCTCGACGAGTTCAACGTGATCGTCGTGCCGTCGGTGGCATCGGGGGCGTTGGATCGCGCGCTGGGTGATAGCGGAAGGATCCGTGTTGCTGAGTGGGTGCGGAACGGCGGCACCTTGATCACGCTCGACGGCGCCACATCGTGGCTCGCCTCCGAGCGCCTCGGTCTGGCGCGGCTCCGGCCGCGGCGTGACACCACGCGGGCCGACAGCACCGGTGGCGCGCCCCTGCCCTCCGACGTCCCGGGCGCCATCGTGCGGCTCTTGGGCGACACGCTGTCGCCGCTCCTGGCCGGCATCCGGCCCGCGGAAATGCCCGGCCTGGTCAACGCGGACCGCGTCTACAACCCGCCGCGGGACCTCCACGCGGGCGAAGCCGTCGTGCGCTATGCGCCCGCCGCCCGGCTGCGGCTCTCGGGGTATCTCTGGCCGGAGATGCCGGCCCGGCTCGGCGAGTCGGTCTATCTGTGGACTGAGCGGGTGGGCCGCGGGCGGGTGATCGGCTTCGCGGGTGATCCCAACTTCCGCGACCACTTCCGGGGCTTGCTGCCGCTGTTCGCGAACGCGGTCTTCATCGGGCCGTCGATGTGAAGAGACAGATGGCACAGGGGCACAGGGGCACAGGGGCACAGGCGCACGGACAGGAGCCAGCCCTCTCCGCGCGCCTGTGCGCCCGCGCGGCTGTGCCCGCTGACCATGCGCGTCGGCGTCGACGTCGGCGGCACCTTCACCGACCTCGTGGCTCTGGGGCCGCGGGGCCTGGTGGTCGCGAAGGTACCGAGCACGCCGGATGCGCCGGAGCGCGCCATCTGGGACGCCTACGAGCGCGCCGGGCTCGGCGAGCCGCCGGCGGCTCTCGTGCACGGCACCACGGTCGCCACCAACGCCTTGCTGGAGCGGAAAGGGGCGCGGGCGGTACTGGTCGTCACGGCCGGCTTCGAGGACCTGCTCGAGCTGCGGCGCCAGGACCGCGCCTCGCTCTACGATCTCACGCGTCATCATCCACCGCCGTTGATCCCGCGTGAGCGGGTGGTCGGCGTGGTGGAGCGCATGGGGCCGGACGGGGTCGTCAAGCCTTTGAACGAAGACTCCCTGACTTCTTGCGTCGAGGCGGTGCGCGCGCTCGAGCCCGAATCCATCGCGATCTCGCTTCTCTTCGCTTTCCGGCACCCCGCGCACGAGCAGCGTCTGGCCGAAGCGCTGCGGGCGGCGCTCCCCGGCGTGCCAGTGGTGGTCTCGCACGAGCTGGTCCCGCGGATGCGAGAGTACGAGCGCACGTCCACGGTGGCGGCCGAGGCGTTCCTGAGGCCGCGCGTGGGCAGCTACGTGTCGCGGTTCGCGGCGGCCGCGGCCGCGCGCGGGATCGAGGCGCCGCGGGTCATGGCGTCGAACGGCGGAGCGCTCTCGGCGGGCCTCGCAGCCGAACGGGCGATCTGGCTGGCTCTGTCGGGTCCCGCCGGTGGGATCCAGGGCGCGGCGATGGTCGGCGCCGCCTCGGGGATGACGGATCTGCTGACGCTCGACATGGGTGGCACGAGCGCGGATGCCGGGGTGGTGCTCGGCGGAGTGGCGACCGTCGTCGCGCACGGGACGATCGCCGGGGTGCCGCTGGCGGTGCCGCACATCGCCATCGAGACGGTGAGCGCCGGTGGAGGCTCGCTCGGCTGGCTCGACTCGGGCGGCGCGTTGCGGGTGGGGCCCGAGAGCGCCGGTGCGGTGCCGGGCCCCGCGTGCTACGGCAGGGGTGGGGCGCGCCCGACGGTCACGGATGCTTTCGTCGCGCTGGGATGGATCGAGGACACCGCGGTCCTCGGAGGCAGCATCAGGGTCTCGCGCGGGCTCGCTGAGCGGGCTGTCGCCGGACTTGCTCGCGAGGCGGGACTCGA of Gemmatimonadales bacterium contains these proteins:
- a CDS encoding hydantoinase/oxoprolinase family protein — protein: MRVGVDVGGTFTDLVALGPRGLVVAKVPSTPDAPERAIWDAYERAGLGEPPAALVHGTTVATNALLERKGARAVLVVTAGFEDLLELRRQDRASLYDLTRHHPPPLIPRERVVGVVERMGPDGVVKPLNEDSLTSCVEAVRALEPESIAISLLFAFRHPAHEQRLAEALRAALPGVPVVVSHELVPRMREYERTSTVAAEAFLRPRVGSYVSRFAAAAAARGIEAPRVMASNGGALSAGLAAERAIWLALSGPAGGIQGAAMVGAASGMTDLLTLDMGGTSADAGVVLGGVATVVAHGTIAGVPLAVPHIAIETVSAGGGSLGWLDSGGALRVGPESAGAVPGPACYGRGGARPTVTDAFVALGWIEDTAVLGGSIRVSRGLAERAVAGLAREAGLDVPACALGMVRVAEAAMARALRRVSVERGLDPGMLTLVAFGGAGPLSACALADLLGVPRVLMPPHAGVLSALGMAAAADMTERSVSVHVGADEFAARADALAAPLVAQLGADLPGAEVSFVAECRYAGQGYELDVPFAAGAWDGVAGSFHEAHQRAFGHRDAAARVEVVALRAIARAPSAPGRIGWPRRSITGGTARLRIRIEAGEADAAGYDWDTLTKGQALVGPAVVAGRNATAFIPPGWTGAVNRMGAIVAERSHAQPG
- a CDS encoding M14 family zinc carboxypeptidase gives rise to the protein MKRVPTVLLLAFALGAGRAQAQHAYGNAGPYDPSVPTPRAALGYDVGDRFTPHHMLSRYLERLAQTSRRVRLDTVGRTFEGREVLMVIITSEANQARLDQVRADAARLADPRGASASDLATVSGRALPAVWLGYTVHGGEASGTEASLALAYQLAAGSDAETQLILDSTVVLIDPVQNPDGHERHVQDVTRARGAQGVPISPSAMVHQGSWPGPRTSHYYFDLNRDWFILSHPETRGRVAAFRRWWPMVAVDLHEMGFNATYFFPPPMAPVNKNVPANTLHWWDIFAESNIAAFDQYGWSFFRREGYDEFYPGYGVSWPILTGAVGMTFEEASSSGGAIRRSDGTVLTLHDAAWHHYTAAWATLTTTARRARERARDFLAFRQSAISDGERGPIRTIVIERDEQGRADTLAQRLIENGIVVQRLRNAADLRDGTAYGETAPRPVRLAEGAYVVDLAQPQGRLAKAILEPDAELDSAFIAEELENRRTAQPDRFYDLTAWSLPFAYRVRAWWTRTPVGPVEPLRDPPGTRPVSMPLPQGRYGYAFAPGSEASILMLSGLLVDSVHVWFAPRAFSQGGARFPQGAFIVRAASNEAGVHELVRRNAAASGARVVPLASAAADSGTDLGSNSVFPLRTPRVALLGGTPILGNAFGFTWYAFDQRLRYPVTTMSVALLENARLDEFNVIVVPSVASGALDRALGDSGRIRVAEWVRNGGTLITLDGATSWLASERLGLARLRPRRDTTRADSTGGAPLPSDVPGAIVRLLGDTLSPLLAGIRPAEMPGLVNADRVYNPPRDLHAGEAVVRYAPAARLRLSGYLWPEMPARLGESVYLWTERVGRGRVIGFAGDPNFRDHFRGLLPLFANAVFIGPSM